The following nucleotide sequence is from Solidesulfovibrio carbinolicus.
ACGACGTCGTGTGTAGGAGTCATGGTGGATCGCAGGCAAAAGGTTGGGGCGCGCCCGGCAATCCCGCCGCCGGGTTGCCAAGGGACGCCGCCCGGGCGTAAAACCGGGCGGAGCATACCCGCGACACGCCCGGCGGGCAATCCGCCGGCAAGGCAAAATCCTCATGCCCAACACCATTTTCGATGCCGCCGTGTTCGACTTCGACGGCACCCTGGCCGAGTTGGTCCTGGATTTCACGGCCATGAAACAGCTCGTGGCTCGGCAGGCGGCCGCGTTTTTGCCCGACGTGCCGCCGGCCAACGGCCTGCCGGCCCTGGAATACGCCGCGAAGCTCACCGCCGCCATCGCCCGGACCAATCCCGAAGCGTCCCGGCGCTTCGCCGCCCAGGCCGCCCAGGGCATCGAAGCCATGGAAACCGACGGAGCCGCCCGGGCCGGCCTTTTCCCCGAAACCCGGGCCGCCCTTGCCGCCCTGGCCGGGCGCGGCGTCAAGGTCGGCGTCATCACCCGCAACTGCCGCCGGGCCGTGTTGACGGTCTTTCCCGATTTGCACGATTTCGCCGGTGTGCTCCTGGCCCGCGACGACACGCCGCGCGTCAAACCCGATCCCGGGCATCTGCTGGCCGCGCTCCAGGCCCTGGGCGCTTCGCCGGCCCGGTCGCTCATGGTCGGCGACCATCCCATGGACCTGGCCGTGGGCAAGGCCGCCGGCACGCGCACCGCCGCAGTGGCCAGCGGCCACGCCAGCCGCGACGAACTGGCCCGCCACGGGCCGGATTATCTGGCGGCCGACGTGGGGGAGTTGGTGGCGAAGTTGATGGGGTGATGGAAGCGATAGAGAAGAAAAGAGAAGAAAAGAATGCCTCCGGCGGCCAAAGGGCTGAGCCCTTTGGAATCCCACTTGGGGTGGCGGTCGGCGGGGGCGTTGTGGAGGGATGGCGTATGGTCCACGGCGCGCGTGTGGTCGAGAGGAAGAGGCGTATGCCGAAGATGGCGGCGTTGTGCTTCGCGCTTGTGGCGGCCCTGTGTCTGCTGGCCGGTTGCGGCGGTAAAAAAACCAAGGCCGAGCCGGGCAAGCCGTCGGGGTTCGCCTCGGCCGATGCGAAAAACATTCACGAATTCATCGTCCGCTTCCCGGATATGGCCGCAAGCGGCGACGCCGGGGCCATGCTGCGCCTTTTCACCGAAGACGCCCGCTACGTGCCGCTTCTGGGCAAGGACGTGCGCCCCATCCGGGGGAGCGGCGAACTGGAGCGCCAGCTTCCCGCCTCCCTGGCCGAACAGCGCCGCATGGGACTCGCCATGCAGTGGCGCGAACCCATGAACATCCAGGTCAAGGGCGAGCGGGCCAGCGTGCGGGCCGTGGCCGACCTGCGCTGGAACGAAAACGGCCAAGCCAAACAGGCTGTGATGAGCTGTTATTTCGGCCTGTCGCGCGACGACAACTACCTGTGGCGCATCCGGGAGTTCCACGGCGAACCGGTCGGCCCGAGCTTCAAGGCGCCGCCCCAGACCCAGCCGGCCAAGGCCCCGGCCAAAAAGCCCGTGCGCAAGGAAAAGATCGTCATCCAGGGCGAACCGCCAAAGCCCGCCGCCAAACAGCCCGCCGCCACGCCCGCGCCCCAGCCAACCCCGCCGCCAGCCCAGGAAAAACCGCCCCATGACGGGCCGCTAGTGGAAGACTCGCCGAAGCCATTTTTTTAGGAGGCCTCCGGCGGCCGGGGGCTCAGCCCCCCGGACCCCCGACATGGTCTGCGCCCAGCGGTGCTTTCGCCGGTCTCCTTTCTGTTTGGGGATGCGTTTTTCGGTTCGGGCTTTCGCCCGAACCGAAAAACGCATCCCCAGATAGGGAGGGTCCGGGAGGGGCTTAGCCCCTCCCGGCCGCCGGAGGCATCTTCATCTTATTCTTATTCTTTTCCCCGCCAATCTTCCCATTTCTCCACCAATTTCGCCAACGCCTGGCCGCGATGGCTGCGGGCGTTTTTTTCGGTGGGCGTGAGTTCGGCGGCGGTTTTGCCGGCAAGGGCGTCGAAAAAGAGCGGATCGTAGCCGAAGCCGCCGTCGCCGGCGGGCGCGAAGGCCACCCGGCCTTCCCAGGAGCCTTCGGCCGTGAGTTCCCGGCCGTCGGGATCGGCCGCCACCACCACCGAGACGAACCGGCAGGTGCGGTCGCCCTCGGGCACATGGGCCATGACGGTCAGCAACTTGTCGTTGTTGGCGGCGTCGGTGGCGTTTTCGCCGGCGTAGCGGGCCGAATAGACGCCCGGCGCGCCGGACAGGGCGTCCACGCACAGGCCGGAATCGTCGGCCAGGCTCACCAGCCCCGTGGCCTTGGCCACGGCCCAGGCCTTGATACGGGCGTTTTCCAGAAACGTCGTCCCGGTTTCGGGGATTTCGCCGATTTCCGGGAATTCCCCGAGTCCGACCACGGTGACGCCAAGTCCGGCCAGCAGAGCGTTTAATTCCTTGATCTTCCCGGCGTTGCGGGTGGCCAGCACGACCTTGAGGCCGTCTTGCTTCGTCTGGGTATCCATCGGGACTCCTACAGCTTTTTGCCGCCCCGGCCGGCTTTTGCCATCCGGGACAAGCCATGGTAGCCCGGCCCCACATTGCCTGCAAGGATGGAACGAAACCCATGTCCAAGATATATCGCGTCCACACCATAAGCCTTGGCTGCCCCAAAAACCGGGTGGACACCGAAAACGTGCTGGGCGGCCTGCCCTTTGCCACGACGCCCGCAGCCACGCCCGAGGCGGCCGATCTGGTCGTGGTCAACACCTGCTCGTTTATTGCCCCGGCGGTTGAGGAGTCCGTGGCCGCCATCCTGGAAGCCTCCGAGGCCATCCGGGAGCTGTCGCCGCGCCCGGTGCTGGCCGTGCTCGGCTGCCTGCCCTCGCGCTTTGGCCAGGAACTGCGCGAGGGCCTGCCCGAGGTTGACATCTGGGGCCTGCCCTCGGAGCTGGACCTCATCCCGGGCCGGCTGGCCAAGGCGCTGTCGGCTGAATCGGCCGCGCCCACCGGCCGTCTGGCCAGCACCCCGCCGTCCTATGCCTACCTCAAAATCGCCGAAGGCTGTGACCATGCCTGCCGCTATTGCACCATTCCGTCGATTCGCGGGCCGCTTGTGAGCAAGCCCCTGGACGCCCTGGTGGAGGAGTCCCGGCGGCTTCTGGACAAGGGCGCGTCGGAGCTCGTTGTGGTGGCCCAGGACGTGGCCGCCTACGGCCGCGATCTGGGCATGAAAGAGGGCCTCAAGGCGCTGCTGGGCAAGCTCCTGCCGCTTTCGGGGCTCAAGTGGCTGCGCCTGCTTTATCTCTATCCGTCCGGGGTGACGGACGATCTGCTGGCTTTCCTGGCCGGGGCCGGCCGGCCCTTCGTGCCGTATTTCGACATCCCGTTCCAGCACATCCACCCGGACATGCTGGCCGCCATGGGCCGTCCCAAGGCGGCCTCGGCCGAGACGGTGGTGGCCCGGGTGCGCCGCCATTTCCCGGACGCCGCCCTGCGCTCGACGTTTATCGTGGGGCTTCCCGGCGAAAAGAAAGAACATTTCGAGACGCTGCTGCGCTTTGTCAACGAAGCCAGGCTCAACCATGTCGGCGTCTTCCCCTACCACCGCGAGGACGGCACCCCGGCGGCGGCCATGGCCGGACAGGTGCGCAGCGACGTCAAGGCCCGGCGGGTGGAGGCGGTCATGGCCGCCCAGCGCGAGATCAGCGCCGATTTGCTGGAAGAGTGGGTCGGCCGGGACACGGAAGTGCTGGTGGACAGCGTCCATCCCGAATGGCCGGGGCTGCATGTGGGGCGCACCTGGTTCCAGGCCCCGGAGATCGACGGGGTGACGTATGTCAGCGGCCCGGGCGTCGCGCCGGGCAACATGGTTACGGCGACCATCGAGGAAGCAAAGGACTATGATCTCGTAGGGCTGGCCTGACGGGTCGGGCGGGGCCTTTTTTGTTGTGTGTTCGAGGGGTTTCTGCTATGACCCGAAATCCTTTTCGAAGGGATAGATCGCGTTGGAGGTCAACTCATGGACAAAACCACGGAAATGAAAAACAACCTTAACTCGGAAATGGAAGTCAACTTCGAGGCCGCGCTGGAAAATTACCTCAATGAGGATTTCGGCGACCTGGAAGAAGGTTCCATCACTCAGGGCGTCGTGGTCCGCATCGGCAAGGAGCACGTCCTCGTGGACGTCAACTTCAAGTCCGAGGGCCAGATTCCGGTCGGCGAATTCCTGGACCCGCTGGGGGAAATGGAAGTCAAAGTCGGCGACCAGATCGACGTCTACGTCGTCTCCAAGAACGAATCCGAAGGCACCATCATCATGTCCCGCGAGCGGGCCAAGAGGATGCAGCTTTTTGATAAGCTCGAGGAAATCCAGGAAAAAGATGACGTCATCAGCGGTAAGATCGTGCGCCGCATCAAGGGTGGCTACACCGTCGATCTCGGCGGCGTCGAAGCCTTCCTGCCCGGTTCCCACGTCGACCTGCGCCCCGTGCCCGACATGGACGCCCTGGTCGGCCAGGAATTCGAATTCCGCGTGCTCAAGATCAACCGCCGCCGCAGCAACGTCATCGTTTCCCGCCGCGTGCTCCTGGAAGAGCGCCGGGATTCCATGCGCAAAGACCTCCTCAAGACCCTCGAAGAGGGCCAGACCGTCACCGGTCGGGTCAAGAACATCACCGAGTACGGCGTTTTCGTCGACCTCGGCGGCCTCGACGGCCTCATGCACATCACCGACATGTCCTGGAAGCGCATCAAGCATCCCAAAGAGCTGGTGCATCTGGGCGACGAGCTGGAACTGAAGGTCCTTTCCTTCGACCAGGACAAGCAGAAAGTGTCGCTTGGCATGAAGCAGCTCATCGCCGATCCCTGGGAAAACATCGCCGGCAAGTACCCCGAAGACACCCGCATGTCCGGTAAGGTCACCAACCTGGTCGACTACGGCGCGTTTGTCGAGCTGGAGCCCGGCGTCGAAGGGCTGGTCCACATCTCCGAGATGTCCTGGACCCGCAAGCTGCGCCACCCGAGCCAGATGGTCCACGTCGGCGACGAAGTCGAAGTGGTCGTGCTGTCCGTTGATCCGGACAAGAAGCGCATTTCGCTCGGCATGAAGCAGGTTCGCCCGAATCCGTGGGATATCGTGGCCGAGAAGTACCCCGAGGGCACCATCCTTGAGGGTTCGGTCAAAAACATCACCGAGTTCGGCATCTTCATCGGCATCGAGGACGGCATTGACGGCCTGATCCACGTCTCCGACATCTCCTGGACCAAAAAGGTCCGCCACCCCGGCGAGATGTTCAAGAGCGGCGACATCGTCATGGCCAAGGTCCTCACCGTCGACAAAGAGAACGAGAAGTTCACCCTGGGCATCAAGCAGCTCTCCGAAGATCCCTGGACCCGCGTGCCCGACACCTACCCGGTCGGCGCCATGGTCAAGGGCACGGTAACCAACATCACCGACTTCGGCCTGTTCGTGGAAGTGGAAGAAGGCATCGAAGGCTTGGTCCACGTTTCCGAGATCAGCCGCAAGAAGGTCAAGACGCCTGCCGAGATCTACAAGGAAGGCGACGAGATCGAAGCCAAGGTCATCCACGTCTCCGCCGACGAGCGCCGCCTGGGCCTGTCCATCAAGTCCATCAAGGACGAAGAGGACAAGAAAAAGGCCAAGGAATTCCGCACCGCCGGTCCTTCCGACACCGGAAGCAATCTGGGCGAGCTCCTGCGCCAGAAACTGGAAGAGGATGCCCAGCGCTAATCAACCGCTCTCTGTCAGGCGTCCGGCCCTGTTCGGATGCCTGATTGCCGTCGCGGCCGTGATCCTGGTTTTCGGGATCGCGGCCGCGTTTGGCGTTTTCGGCCACGACGAGGAGGGCGAATCCCTGCTCGGGCTGGCCGAGGCCCGCATCGGCGTGGTGCGCGTCGAAGGCCCGATAAACGACGCCGAAGAGGTCGTGGCCTTTATCCGCAAACTGCGCGAGGACGATACCGTCAAGGGCGTCATTTTACGCATCAATTCCCCTGGCGGAGCCTTTGGACCGTCCCAGGAAATGTACATGGCCGTCAAGCGCCTGCGAGCCAAAAAGCCCGTCGTGGCCTCCTTTTCCGCCGTGGCCGCCTCGGGCGGGTATTACGCCGCCTGCGCGGCTGACCGCATCTTTTCCAACCCCGGCTCCATCACCGGCAGCATCGGCGTCATCACCCAGCTGGCCAACGCCCGGGAGCTCATGCAAAAGCTGGGACTGAGCATGGACTCGCTGACCACCGGCAAGCTCAAGGATGCCGGCAGCCCCTTCAAGCAGCTCTCCGACGAGCAACGCGCCTACCTCGAAGGCCTGATAAACGACCTCAACGCCCAGTTCAGCGGCGATGTGGCCAAGGAGCGCAAGCTCTCCCCTGAGGCCATCGCGCTCATCGCTGACGGTCGGGCCATGACCGGCGCGCGCGCCCAGGCCATTGGCCTTGTGGACGACCTCGGCGGCCAGGAAGAGGCCGTGGGCTACCTTAAAAAAGAGCTCGGCCTCAAGGGCGAGGTGCCGCTTTTCAAGGGGCCCAAGAAAAAGAACAGCTTTTTCGAGAAGCTGTCCTCCTCCCTGCCCCTGGTCGATCCGCGCGGCGCGGCCGCGCTTGCCGCCCTGGCCGACGCCCTGGAAGGTCGCCAAAGCCTGCCCGAACTTCGTTGATTCCCGCACCGGCAGTCTCGCCGCCTTCGGTTTCCCTTCGTCCTGCCTTTACCTCCTCGCGTGCATGAGAAAACCGTCATGGCCCCTGCGCTTTGGCGTCTTGACGATAAAGCGCCTGTGCTCCTAGGGTTGTCATCGTAGCAACCAAGGAGTGCCCATGCGTCTCGTTTCCTTCGCCCAAAACGACGGACCTCGCCTGGGCGTACGCCTGGGCGATGTGCTCATCGACCTTTCCCAGGTTGACGACAGCCTCCCGAGCGACATGATCGCCTTCCTGGCCGGCGGCCAGGACGCGTTCGACGCCGTACGGAAGGCCGCTCAAAATGCGCCTACGGCGGCCCAGATGCGCTTTTCGTCGGTCAAACTGCTGCCCGTCGTGCCGCGCCCCGGCAAAATTGTCTGCGTAGGCCTCAACTACGTGGACCATGCCGTGGAAATCAGTCCGCGCAACCTGCCCGATCACCCGACCTTTTTCGCCCGCCTGGCCTCGACCCTGATCGCCCACAACGAACCGCTCCTGCGGCCGGCTGTCTCGACCAAACTCGATTTCGAGGGCGAACTGGCCGTCATCATCGGCAAGCCCGGCCGCCTGATCCCCAAAAGCCAGGCCCTGGCCCACGTGGGCGGCTATGCGCTTTTTAACGAAGGTTCCGTGCGTGACTACCAGTTCCGCACCTCCCAGTGGTTTCTCGGCAAAAATTTCGACGCCACCGGCGCGTTCGGCCCGGAACTGTGCACCCCCGACGAACTGCCGCCCGGAGCAAACGGCCTGCTTTTGTGCACCCGCGTCAACGGCGAACTGGTCCAGGAAGCCGCCACCTCGGACATGCTGTTCCCCGTGCCGGCCCTTATCGCCGCCCTGTCCGAGGCCATGACGCTCAATCCCGGCGACGTCATCGTCACCGGCACTCCGTCGGGCGTGGGCTTTGCCCGCAAACCGCCGCGCTATCTCAAGCCCGGCGATGTCTGCGAGATAGAACTCGAAGGCTACGGCGTACTGCGCAATCCCGTGGGCGATGCCCTCGGCGAGTAGGAAACGGCAAGAAGGGATGAGGCCGCCTGGGACCGGGCCGAACGCTCCCTGGTCCGATCATTTGGGCACCGGTGACAGTGAGATGGCGTCGGTGGAAGTGCTATGCTTTTGCAAAGGAGGCGTTTGATGTTGACCCAAGACCGTGCTTCCGTGGGGCTGATCGATGTTCCCGGCGGCCGGGTGTTCTACCGTATCGTCGGCCAGGACGCGCCCGGCACGCCGCTTCTTGTCGTCCATGGCGGCCCGGGCCTGCCCCACGACTATCTGGAGCCTCTGGAAGCCCTGGCCAACGCCCGGCCGGTGGTTTTCTACGACCAGCTCGGCTGCGGCCGATCCGACCGGCCAGACGACCTGTCGCTTTTTGCCCTGCCGCGTTACGTCGAAGAACTCGACGCCGTGCGCCGGGCCTTGGGGCTTACGCAGCTGGCGCTTTTGGGGCAATCCTTTGGCGCGCTTTTGTGCGTGGAATATCTGCTGCGGCGCGGCCAGGAAGGGGTTACCCGGCTTGTGCTCTCCGGGCCGTGCCTGAGCGCCGCCCGGTTCGCCGCCGATCAGCGGGCGCATCTCACCGCCATGCCCCAAGGGGTGCAAGACGCCGTGGCCGCCGCCGAAGCGGCCGGCGATTACGACAGCGACGCCTATCAGGCGGCCGTGGGCGTGTTTTACGCCAAACACGTCTGCCGCCTCGATCCCTGGCCGGAATGCCTCACGCGGGCCATCGAGGGAATGAGCCTGCCCTGCTACCTGCACATGTGGGGGCCAAGCGAATTTACTCTGACCGGGAACCTGGCCGGCTACGATGCCACGCCTGAGCTGGGGACGATCACCGTGCCGACGCTTTTCACCTGCGGCCGCTACGACGAAGCCACGCCCGAGACCACGGCGGACTTCGCCGCCCGCATCCCGGGCGCGCGGCTGACCGTCATTGAAGACGCCAGCCACAGCCACCACCTGGAGCAGCCGGCGCGCTACCTGGAAACCGTCGAGGCGTTTCTCGCTTAGGGTCGGGGCTTACCCGCCGACCGACTGGGAGGCGGCCATGGCATTGACCGCCGCGTCCCAATCGGCCGGGTCGCAGACGTCTTTTTCGATGATCTCGAAAAATTCACCCTCGGCCAGCCGCAGCGCGGCCATGTCCGGGTGCTTGCGCTTAAGCCAGGTGGGCGCTTCCCGGGCTTCGTCCACGTTGTCGGCGGTAAAGGTCGCCAGCGGCGTGCGCCCCGTCGTCCCGCACTTGAAGAGCAGATAGGATTTCGTCATGCCAGCCTCCCGTCCCTAAACGGTTCGCCCCTAGCGCCACCGGCCCTTGTAACCCGGTTGGGGGTCCGGGGGACTAAGGCCCCCGGCCGCCGGAGGCATCTCCTCTTCTTCCCTCAATGATTCCGACCAAATATCTCGGTCATCCCCCTCAGCCGCGCGGCAATGGCAGCGTCGAAGTGGTCGTCCACGGCGCGCCAGGACCAGTTGCCCTTGGCCACGGACGGCATGTTCATGCGCGCGCCTTCGCCCAGGCACAGGATATCCTGCATGGGCGCGATGACCTTGGAGGCGGCGCTTTGCATGATTAGCCGCAGCAGTTCCCAGGGCACCTCCTCGTGGGGCACGCGCCGGCCGAGGTAGGCGTAGAGCGATTCCAGGGCCTCGCCGCCGGATTCGCCGCGCGCCCAGCCGAGCGTCGTGTTGTTGTCGTGGGTGCCGGTGTAGGCCACGTGGTTGCGTTCGTAGTTGTGGGGCGCGTCGCGGTTTTCGGCGATGCCCGGACCGAAGGCGAACTGGAGCACGCGCATGCCGGGGAAGCTGAAGGCGGCCATGAGTTCGCGCACTTCGGCGGTGATGACGCCAAGGTCCTCGGCGATGATGGGCAGGGCCGGAAAACGCCGGGTCAGGGTCTTGAAAAGCGCGTGTCCCGGGGCCTTGACCCAGGTTCCGTTGACGGCCGTCTCTTCGCTGGCCGCGATCTCCCAGTAGGCCTCAAATCCCCGGAAGTGGTCCAGGCGCACGATGTCGTAGAGTTCCAGCGTCCGCTCCATGCGCCGTAGCCACCAAGCGAAGCCCTCGGCCTCGTGGGCCGGCCAGTCGTAGACCGGATTGCCCCAGCGCTGGCCGGTGGCGCTGAAATAATCCGGCGGCACTCCGGCCACCCAGACCGGCCGCTTGTCCGGGCCGAGCTTGAACAGCTCCGGATTGGCCCAGACGTCGGCGCTGTCCTCGGTGACGTAGATGGGCATGTCGCCGATGACCTGGATGTCGGCCTGGCGCAGCTGCGCCCGCAGGGCCTTCCACTGGCTGTGGGCCAGGTACTGCACGAACCGCACGTAGTCGATCTCCTCGGCCATGCGAATCTTCAGCGCGTCCACGGCCGCCGGCTCGCGGTCGCGCAGTCCGGCCGGCCACGAGGCAAACCCGGCCTCATGCTGCTCACGCTTGGCCGCCCGGAACAGGGCGTAATCGTCCAGCCAGCCGGTCGCCTCGCGGCAAAAGACGACATAGGCGGCGTCACAGGCCAGCCGCTGGCGGCCGGCGGCAAAAGCCGCGCGACAAAGCGCTTCTTTTTTGGCCTGCGCCTGCTCGAAATCCGCCACGGCCGGATCGCCGTCCACTACGGCCGCCTCCAGAGCCGCCGCGTCCAGCCAGCCGTCCTCGACCATGGCTTCGGGACTTATGAGCAGCGGACTTACGGCAAAGGCCGAGTCGCTGCTGTAGGGCGAGTTGCCGATAAAGGTCGACGTCGGCGACAGGGGCAATATCTGCCAATAGGACTGGGAAGCCTGGCGCAAGAAGCGGGCAAAGCGCCGCGCGCCGGGGCCGAAATCGCCGATGCCGAACCGGGAGGGAAGCGAGGTGACGTGCATGAGCACGCCGCTGGCTCTGCGCAGCATGGAAGCTCCTTGCGGGGTGGAAGGGAGGAATGTGGGGGGAGGAAACCCCTTTTTGAAAAAAGGGGTTTCCTCCCCCCACGCCCCCCCCTTCCCCAAAAACTTTTCTCTGGATAGGGATGCCACGGAAGGGTGGCAGGGGCAAGGGGGCCAACAGGGCACACACCCCACTCCGCCTGCTTGTGGATCCCCCGCCCGCCACAGACGGCCAGGGGGTCCGGGGGGATAATCCCCCCGGCGGGTGCAGGGCAGCGCCCTGCCGGGTCACGGGCAGCGCCCGTGCGGGTGCAGGGCAGAGCCCTGCAATTAGGCCGGCCGCAAGAACACTGCGCCAAGGGGCGGCAGGGTCAGCGTCAGCGAATAGGAGCGGTCAAAGCTCTCGACGGCTTCGGCCATGACCGCGCCGGCGTTGCCCAGGCCCGAGCCGCCGTAGGGGCGGGCGTCGCTGTTGAGCAGCTCCCGCCACATGCCGGGCCTGGGCACGCCGACCCGGTAGAACTCACGCGGCACGGGCGTGAAGTTGAGCACCACCAGCACCATGTCGTCCGGGTCCTTGCCGCGCCGCAAAAAGGCCAGCACGCTGGCCTCGGCGTCGCGGAAATCGACCCACTCGAAGCCTTCGGCCTTGAAATCGCGCTGATGCAGGGCCGGTTCTGACCGGTAGACGGCGTTTAAGTCGGCCACCCATTGTAAAATGCCCTGGTGCGGCGGCGAGTCGAGCAGCTCCCATTGCAGTTCGGCGTCGTGGTTCCATTCCTGCCACTGGGCGAATTCGCTGCCCATAAACAGCAGCTTCTTGCCCGGATGGCCGAACATGAAGCCGTAGAGCAGGCGCAGGTTGGCGAACCGTCGCCAGTCGTCGCCGGGCATTTTGCGGATGAGGCTGCCTTTGCCGTAGACGACCTCGTCGTGGGACAGGGCCAGGACGAAGTTTTCGGTAAAGGCGTACCAGATGCCGAAGGTGAGTTCCCCGTGGTGGTATTTGCGGAAGATCGGGTCGCGGGCAAAGTAGCGCAACACATCGTGCATCCAGCCCATGTTCCACTTCATGCCGAAGCCCAGGCCGCCGAGGTAGGGCGGGCGCGAGACCATGGGCCAGGAAGTGGATTCCTCGGCAATGGCCTCGGTGTCCGGGAAGCGGGCGTAGGTCATTTCGTTGAGGCGACGCAGGAAATCAATGTTGTCGAGGTTTTCCCGACCGCCGTGGATGTTGGGAATCCATTCGCCGTCGCGGCGGGAGTAGTCGAGGTAGAGCATGGAGGCCACGGCGTCCACGCGCAGGGCGTCGGCATGGTAGCGACCCAGCCAGAAAAGCGCGCTGGAGATGAGAAACGCGCGCACCTCGTAGCGGCCGGTGTTGAAGATGTAGCAGTTCCAGTCCGGGTGGTAGCCCCGGCGTGGATCGGCGTGCTCGAAGAGGTGGGTGCCGTCGAAATAGGACAGGCCGTGGCCGTCGGCCGGGAAATGGGAGGGCACCCAGTCCAGCACCACGCCGACGCCGTTTTGGTGGAGCCGGTCGATAAGGGCCATGAAGTCCTGGGGCGTGCCGTAGCGGCTGGTGGGGGCGAAGTAGCCCAGGGTCTGATAGCCCCAGGAGCCGAAAAAGGGGTGTTCCATGACCGGCAGGAACTCCACGTGGGTGAACCCGGCCCGCAGCACGTGGTCGGTCAGGTGATCGGCCAGCTCCCGGTAGGACAGGGAGCGGTAGCGGTCCTGGTGGACGCGGCGAAACGAGCCCAGGTGCAGTTCGTAGATGGAGATGGGCGAGGCAAACCCGTTTTTGTCGCGGCGGTTTTCCATCCAGGCGGCGTCGTTCCACTGGTAGTCGAGGTCCCAGACGATGGAGGCGGTATGGGGCGAGGTCTCCCAGTAGAAGGCGAAGGGGTCGGCCTTGTCGGCCTTGTAGCCGCCGACCTGGGAAGCGATGTGGTATTTGTAGCGCGTGCCCTTGGGCACGCCGGGGATGAAGCATTCGTGGACGCCCGAGGCGTCGTGGCGCACGGCCATGGGGTGGCTGTCGGGGTCCCAGTCGTTGAAGTCGCCGATGACCGAGACGGTGCGGGCGTTGGGAGCCCAGACGGCGAAGTGGACGCCGGGCTGGCCTTCGACTTCCATCATGGCCGAGCCGAGCTTGTCGGGCAGATCGAAGTGGTTGCCCTGTTTGAAGAGGTAGATGTCTTCCTCGGTCAGGCGTGAAACATCGTGGCGGATGGGGCTATGCTCCCGCATGAAAAGCTCCTTGGACGGCCCTGGGGCCGTGCGGGGGTGATAAGCGAAAGGCGGGCGCGGGGCAACGCGCCAGGCGCGGGCGGCGCGAGGACGATCAGGAGAAGGTCAGGCGCAGGCCGCAGCCAACTTCGTGGACGGGCAGGGTGCGGGACAGGGCGATCTTGGCGGCAAGCGACGTGCAATGGCCGGGGTAAATGGCGGCCAGACCGATGCGGCGGAAATAGTCGGCCGTGGCCTCGAAGCGGGCCGGGTCGGGCTTGCGCAGGTGCAGGCCGCCCACCACGGCGGCCACCCGGCGCTGTCCGGTGGCCCGGCGGGCGTGCTCCACGATGTTGCAGATGCCGGCGTGGGAACAGCCGGTGATGACCACCAGACCGTCGTCGCCGTGGTAAGCCAGGGCGGTGTCGTCGGGCAGGTCGTCGGGCACGGGGCCGTCCGGCTCCAGGCGCTGCCCGATGGGGGCGACGTTTTCGAAGGGAAAAAGGCGTGGAATTTCACCGAGAAAGAGCAGTCTGTCGGTGATGGGGACCGGCTCGCGCGAAAGGACCAAGTCAAAACACTGGGCCAGGGCGTCGTAGCCAAGGAGCGAACCGATGGGTTCGCCGTGCTCCAGGCGGCGCGGGGTCAGCGCCTGGGGATGGGCGGTGAGCCTTGGCCGATGCGTCCTGCCGGCGTTGGCGGCGTGCTCGGCCAGACAGGCCATGAGGGGCACGATCCCCCAGGTGTGGTCGTTGTGGCCGTGGGAGAGCACCACCTGGTCCAGGTCGGCCAGATCAAGGCCCAGCGTGGCCGCGTTGCGGCGCAACACGTCGGAATAGCCGCAGTCGAAGAGCACCTGCGTGTCGCCGTCGCGCAGATGGAGGGACAGCCCGGGTTCAGCCAGCAGGTAGCAGTCGATGAGGGTGTTGTTGTCCACCAGGACGGTTACTTCCATGGTGCAGTTTGTGCCCTGGGGCGAACAAAAGTCAAGGAATACCTGGACAGTCAGAC
It contains:
- a CDS encoding HAD family hydrolase; the protein is MPNTIFDAAVFDFDGTLAELVLDFTAMKQLVARQAAAFLPDVPPANGLPALEYAAKLTAAIARTNPEASRRFAAQAAQGIEAMETDGAARAGLFPETRAALAALAGRGVKVGVITRNCRRAVLTVFPDLHDFAGVLLARDDTPRVKPDPGHLLAALQALGASPARSLMVGDHPMDLAVGKAAGTRTAAVASGHASRDELARHGPDYLAADVGELVAKLMG
- the sppA gene encoding signal peptide peptidase SppA; translated protein: MPSANQPLSVRRPALFGCLIAVAAVILVFGIAAAFGVFGHDEEGESLLGLAEARIGVVRVEGPINDAEEVVAFIRKLREDDTVKGVILRINSPGGAFGPSQEMYMAVKRLRAKKPVVASFSAVAASGGYYAACAADRIFSNPGSITGSIGVITQLANARELMQKLGLSMDSLTTGKLKDAGSPFKQLSDEQRAYLEGLINDLNAQFSGDVAKERKLSPEAIALIADGRAMTGARAQAIGLVDDLGGQEEAVGYLKKELGLKGEVPLFKGPKKKNSFFEKLSSSLPLVDPRGAAALAALADALEGRQSLPELR
- a CDS encoding 30S ribosomal protein S1, which gives rise to MDKTTEMKNNLNSEMEVNFEAALENYLNEDFGDLEEGSITQGVVVRIGKEHVLVDVNFKSEGQIPVGEFLDPLGEMEVKVGDQIDVYVVSKNESEGTIIMSRERAKRMQLFDKLEEIQEKDDVISGKIVRRIKGGYTVDLGGVEAFLPGSHVDLRPVPDMDALVGQEFEFRVLKINRRRSNVIVSRRVLLEERRDSMRKDLLKTLEEGQTVTGRVKNITEYGVFVDLGGLDGLMHITDMSWKRIKHPKELVHLGDELELKVLSFDQDKQKVSLGMKQLIADPWENIAGKYPEDTRMSGKVTNLVDYGAFVELEPGVEGLVHISEMSWTRKLRHPSQMVHVGDEVEVVVLSVDPDKKRISLGMKQVRPNPWDIVAEKYPEGTILEGSVKNITEFGIFIGIEDGIDGLIHVSDISWTKKVRHPGEMFKSGDIVMAKVLTVDKENEKFTLGIKQLSEDPWTRVPDTYPVGAMVKGTVTNITDFGLFVEVEEGIEGLVHVSEISRKKVKTPAEIYKEGDEIEAKVIHVSADERRLGLSIKSIKDEEDKKKAKEFRTAGPSDTGSNLGELLRQKLEEDAQR
- the rimO gene encoding 30S ribosomal protein S12 methylthiotransferase RimO produces the protein MSKIYRVHTISLGCPKNRVDTENVLGGLPFATTPAATPEAADLVVVNTCSFIAPAVEESVAAILEASEAIRELSPRPVLAVLGCLPSRFGQELREGLPEVDIWGLPSELDLIPGRLAKALSAESAAPTGRLASTPPSYAYLKIAEGCDHACRYCTIPSIRGPLVSKPLDALVEESRRLLDKGASELVVVAQDVAAYGRDLGMKEGLKALLGKLLPLSGLKWLRLLYLYPSGVTDDLLAFLAGAGRPFVPYFDIPFQHIHPDMLAAMGRPKAASAETVVARVRRHFPDAALRSTFIVGLPGEKKEHFETLLRFVNEARLNHVGVFPYHREDGTPAAAMAGQVRSDVKARRVEAVMAAQREISADLLEEWVGRDTEVLVDSVHPEWPGLHVGRTWFQAPEIDGVTYVSGPGVAPGNMVTATIEEAKDYDLVGLA
- a CDS encoding XTP/dITP diphosphatase, whose product is MDTQTKQDGLKVVLATRNAGKIKELNALLAGLGVTVVGLGEFPEIGEIPETGTTFLENARIKAWAVAKATGLVSLADDSGLCVDALSGAPGVYSARYAGENATDAANNDKLLTVMAHVPEGDRTCRFVSVVVAADPDGRELTAEGSWEGRVAFAPAGDGGFGYDPLFFDALAGKTAAELTPTEKNARSHRGQALAKLVEKWEDWRGKE
- a CDS encoding YybH family protein, with the protein product MPKMAALCFALVAALCLLAGCGGKKTKAEPGKPSGFASADAKNIHEFIVRFPDMAASGDAGAMLRLFTEDARYVPLLGKDVRPIRGSGELERQLPASLAEQRRMGLAMQWREPMNIQVKGERASVRAVADLRWNENGQAKQAVMSCYFGLSRDDNYLWRIREFHGEPVGPSFKAPPQTQPAKAPAKKPVRKEKIVIQGEPPKPAAKQPAATPAPQPTPPPAQEKPPHDGPLVEDSPKPFF